From Methanobacterium formicicum, a single genomic window includes:
- a CDS encoding 4Fe-4S dicluster domain-containing protein — MKAWLNFSPSIVSKTVISDLIKNFDVTFNILRADITPKGGKMLIEISGSEAEEGIKYMEKEGIQLNPIKKVVKKDEDKCMDCGECISLCPVQAIKMEEDWSVELDNQKCIGCGFCTTSCPTKAIKIAD, encoded by the coding sequence ATGAAAGCCTGGCTTAATTTCTCACCCAGTATTGTGAGTAAGACCGTGATATCGGATTTGATCAAAAACTTCGATGTGACCTTCAACATCCTGCGGGCGGACATCACCCCCAAGGGAGGTAAGATGCTCATTGAGATCAGTGGCAGTGAAGCAGAAGAAGGCATAAAATACATGGAAAAGGAAGGTATTCAACTTAATCCCATTAAAAAGGTAGTTAAGAAGGATGAAGATAAGTGTATGGATTGTGGGGAATGTATCAGCCTCTGCCCAGTGCAAGCCATTAAGATGGAGGAAGACTGGTCAGTGGAACTGGATAACCAGAAATGCATTGGTTGCGGATTCTGCACCACTTCCTGCCCCACCAAGGCCATTAAAATTGCGGATTAA
- a CDS encoding SDR family oxidoreductase, which produces MSNPEYYKDKICIVTGANSGIGYAVSEELLKRGAIVYMAGRNPDKVSKAAQKLSKFKDRVHTIIVDVTVQEQVENAINNTVAETGRLDLLFNNAGVGGTLQFETATMEDWKNIIDVNLWSVIYGVHTAVPIMLKQGSGHIINTSSIAGLLPPPFQALYSLTKFGVTGMTECLRYEYAEKGLHFSTICPANIATPIFQKSIDGTTHDEIKIPDDAYPVDKAAQLILDRVSEYKGIIVVPEEPYTKQWKLYCQQNEEVEEVMLQMARDRRQAYEKGGNYY; this is translated from the coding sequence ATGAGTAATCCCGAGTATTATAAGGACAAGATCTGTATTGTGACTGGTGCAAATTCGGGTATTGGATACGCAGTGAGTGAAGAACTCCTGAAAAGAGGAGCAATTGTTTACATGGCTGGACGTAACCCGGATAAAGTTTCAAAAGCCGCCCAAAAACTTTCCAAGTTCAAGGATCGTGTGCACACCATAATTGTCGATGTCACTGTCCAGGAACAGGTGGAAAATGCTATCAATAATACTGTAGCCGAAACTGGTAGGTTGGATTTATTATTTAACAATGCCGGGGTGGGTGGAACTCTGCAGTTTGAGACTGCCACCATGGAAGACTGGAAAAACATAATAGATGTCAATCTGTGGAGTGTTATTTACGGTGTGCACACTGCAGTGCCCATCATGCTAAAACAGGGCTCCGGACATATCATTAACACCAGCTCCATTGCCGGTCTGCTACCACCACCATTCCAGGCACTCTACTCCCTTACCAAGTTCGGTGTCACCGGTATGACCGAATGTTTAAGATACGAGTATGCAGAAAAGGGTCTGCACTTTTCCACCATCTGCCCGGCCAACATTGCCACTCCCATCTTCCAAAAATCAATAGATGGCACCACCCATGATGAAATTAAAATACCGGATGATGCTTATCCCGTGGATAAAGCAGCCCAGCTCATCCTTGACCGTGTCTCAGAGTACAAGGGGATCATAGTGGTTCCCGAAGAGCCTTACACCAAACAGTGGAAACTGTACTGTCAGCAAAATGAGGAAGTGGAAGAGGTAATGCTGCAGATGGCACGAGATCGCAGGCAAGCCTATGAAAAGGGTGGAAACTATTATTAA